Genomic DNA from Trichoderma asperellum chromosome 5, complete sequence:
TCATGCCAGTCTTCGTCATTGGTCGCGATGACACTGTCACCGACGCTTCAAACATCGCCAAGGGCACCAACGGCTTCCTTATGGGCCCCATTCTTGGCCATGCCCAAgaacagcctctggttggCGCAGTCGTTCACGTCGATGACGTTGCTAAGATGCACATCCAGTCCCTGGACTCGTCCATTGTTAAGAGCAACGAAGATTTCATCGCATACGCACCTCCAACAATTGACTGGGCCGATTCGTTTGAGATTGTCAAGAGACGCTTCCCAGAGGCTTATGCTGATGGCGTCTTCAAATTCGAGTCTGTTCCCCGACCGATCACAGCTCCAGTCAATATCGATTCATCCAAGGCTCAGAAGACTTTTGGCTCGTTCAAGTCATTCGAAGAGCAAACAGTCTCTGTTGTGGAGCACTATCTCGAACTGATCGGTCGCAAATAGATACTTCAAACAGTGCAGAACCATCAACTCACGGGGGGACTTACTTAGATTTGTTTTTTGGTATGGGGTATATTCAACCAGCCTAGACTTAAATtagcaataattttatatcaTACATTTGCTTAATATTTTGCCTTGGTGCTTAATATGACTGCTTCAACAGTTGTCTCTGGCTAATCTGCCACGTATAGTAAGATGCTCGTCTAAGGAAACACAACGCCAGCCAGAATCCACAGTGGACTATTGCGAGTGAGAAATGAAATAGATAAACAAATGAGTAGACAATTAACAATTTGATCAAGTAATTCGTATTGAATCGCATAACGCTTGCTTATGTACATTATCATCAGCGGCACTGCTCAAAATGCCGAACACTCCACTATATACACTGCGTAATTTTCCTACGCCCCATTTTTTCGCTTTCAAAGTTTTCATACGGCAATAATACATGTGATTTATGAAACAAGAGGTGCAACAAAGGCAGCGGCGCTATCTGCGTCCTCAGCATAAGTCAAGTGAGGAAGCAGAATGATATCTCCACCAGCGCAGATGTTGTCGCCATCGTGGCAAACGGTTAGAACCTTTGAAGCACTAACGTTGGGGAGAGCCTGTCCGTCCCTTGGATCTCCAAAAAGCACCACCGCGCTGATTTTGGACGCGGTTGCTGCGTCCAGGTGGCCCACTGCATTGTGTACGACCAAGCTACCTTGGGAGTAGCCACCAACCACAAGCTTAGTATTCGGGCAGCTCTGTGTGACAGAGGTGATTTTGCTGGCCCTATTTCAGTTAAAATGATTCGTTAGTCCTGTGCTTTTGCAGGttgaaaatgagaaaaactAGTAATAAGGATGTGGCTTACAAGTCAATGCCTGGCTGGACCGCTCCAGACAGGAAGCCCTGAACACTCGCAGGGTAGTCAAATCCTTGAACACCAAGAGATGTGCTACCGAGTGCGTTTTGTAGCGAATTGAAGAAAAATGGTCCGACAAGCACTCCGACGTTGCCAGGGTCGCAAGTACCGCGAGCAAACACAACGGTTACGTCGCCACAGGCTTCGTTCTCCGTGTTGTCGATACCGAAGAGATCGGCAGCAATATCTTCACCATCTCCAATGAGATCACAAGCAGCCGTGATGGTATCACCAATAGGCATAATCTTCGCAATCTCAGTGAGGAAAGCGTTGATTGAAGGCCAGCCCCGCTTGCTGGTGGACTGAATGACCGGCTTTGGGTAAGCAAAGGCCTGGCCCGCCAAGAGAGCTGTGAGAAGGGCTGCTGATCGCATCTTGTACGACGATATTCTGATGTATGAAGGAATACTATGAGTTTGCTTTGCTCTTGGAATACCGAAAGCATAAACGGAGCGAAACAGAGGATCTACGGCAGTCTTATACTCGTCGTCTGCCCCCATATAGAAGACTTCCTCTACAAAGCACATGCTTTTCTCCACGACGAGTAGATCTACTAGTCCCAAACTCGGGATCTTACGACTCGATTGGCGAGTAGAAACCAGCCCGTCTACACCCTTTTCCTGCCAGGCACTCAAGGTAGCGCAAGGACAAACTGCCAGATGGGGCTTGGcgaggccttttttttttctttcacgATGCGGCGCTTCACTTGCTCCGCCAGTAAGACGACGCCCGCCTACCCCGGCGCCAATGCGGGACCACCGACCATGTGCGTGACTTTGCAAACGGAGCATTATTATACTATCTGGGGTTAACACGGGGAATGTTACATTGTCGTACGGGTTTGAGAAGTTCCTGATCTCGCTTCTGACTCTCGAGGGAAAGAGGGTATAAGCATGGTATAACCTCCCTGAAACATCCGCACGAGTGCCGAAAGAGCGTTTCAGTGAACAGTAAGCTCATACTATCAATATGTAAAAATATCAACACTTGTAGCAggtaataatagtagtagtagtaggtattttGAGTTGCCGAGACAGCTCGGGAGCCAGATGATCTGGGCGATCCCTGTCGCCACCCCCTGGTAggattctttattttcttccatGCCATAGGCCTACTGTACATATTACACGCGAGTATCCAAGACTATTTGCAACTGGCTTTGCAGGGGTTGGCTGGTATAGCCACACACACTTGACATCTCTCGACAGCCTATCGTAGTGCAATATTCGTCATTCCCCTCATCAGCTTAAAATGAATCACAAAGATTTTCGGCATCACAAGCCAAAAAGATCAAAGAGATTATAAGAAAAGATCCCAGTAGCTTTGCGCCTAGACGGCAAATCCAGAGCCGTGAACACACCCTCAACACCTTGGAGTTCCAACAGACCAGTCTGGAAGAAGGCACCTCATCCTCCATCGGACACTTACCGGTGCCTCAGCACGGCCGTAGCGAGCTGATGCGCTCATAACAGTCCCTGCTATCAGTTTTTCAATGCGGGTTCTCCGGAGAATTGCGCGGCATGATTGTGGCTCTTCACGATGATTCATGCGAGTGGGATTGAGGAACAGCCCGTGTTTTATGTTATAAGCATTGCAGCTAAACACTCATTTGGAGCTCCGAGAGAACTTTTTTCACCGCCCCCATAAACATCTTTCCTCTCAGAGACTAGATATgccaaaggaagagagaataaGCCCCTCTACGTCCCGTGCTTCCCTCGTTCAACCCGcatttcatcttcagcagctccgCTAATACCCCGCAAACTAGACGAACTAGACGGGGGTGCTCCCCAGAGTCGATACTCGGATGGGAAACGCGCCGGCAGATCGGCCTTTGAGACAGTCATGAGACCGTGGGGTTGATGATGTTTATGCGCCCTGTCAGGCGGCTAAATTAATTGTTAGGCCTCGCCCTCATCGATCCAACAAAGTTATCTCGGTACCTGGAAATCCCtatgcgcagcagcagatgatgcCTGACATGTGAAACATGTTGAAGTTGTTGCCTAGAGATGGGACGGCGAGGCTCGAGTGTTCTAGACAGTTGCAAGATATTGTCTCGTCTattgtctcttctcttttcggcCGTGGCCCAGTTCCTGTCCCCGGTCTTTATGCCCCTTTTGGCAAGCTTGCACAGCCTGGCCGCGTCACAAGGCCCAATTGAACCTCGCCAAGAAGCTCAGGTCGTAGTAAGCTTGAGAAAAGTTTCATTCACTTCCCGTTCGGTAATAAAGATGCTGCTCCGAGTTGCTCTGGATGAGGGATTGTGGGCCCTGGTGAGGCTTTTTCTAGAACATCTTGCACGTGTATCGGAATTACAAGTTGGAGCAATTATACAGAGTACGAGAATATTACGTATTGTAGATTGATgattgtgctgctgcttaaGTCTGCTGTTTCTTCCTTAATCCAGCTTCATAGCAGTGATGCTCTGAGCACATGTATCTCGAGCAGTAGTCAGCTTAGAGACTCTGTGTTTACTTCAGCACATGTCCTAGTCTCAGCTCACCTCCTTCTGATACTAGACTCATAAAAGACTCTAAAATTGGCGAGCCTGCCTTGTAGCTATATCTTTGGAGttatcatcatcagcgcGGATACATGAAACATCTTTGAAATCTCAGGATGCTTTCTAGATGAGTATCGTGAAGCAATAGCGAGAACGGTAAAAACTAGTCATCAACCTTTACACTTTTCCTTCATACTTCATCACTTACAGCACAAGATGGAAACCGCGTGATTACACTAATATGTTAACCCCCGCGAAATTGTGCGA
This window encodes:
- a CDS encoding uncharacterized protein (CAZy:CE5) produces the protein MGADDEYKTAVDPLFRSVYAFGIPRAKQTHSIPSYIRISSYKMRSAALLTALLAGQAFAYPKPVIQSTSKRGWPSINAFLTEIAKIMPIGDTITAACDLIGDGEDIAADLFGIDNTENEACGDVTVVFARGTCDPGNVGVLVGPFFFNSLQNALGSTSLGVQGFDYPASVQGFLSGAVQPGIDLASKITSVTQSCPNTKLVVGGYSQGSLVVHNAVGHLDAATASKISAVVLFGDPRDGQALPNVSASKVLTVCHDGDNICAGGDIILLPHLTYAEDADSAAAFVAPLVS